Proteins from a genomic interval of Leifsonia shinshuensis:
- a CDS encoding WhiB family transcriptional regulator, with the protein MDWRDKAACLTADPELFFPVGNTGPAVDQIDKAKAVCARCTVTEICLQYALETGQDSGVWGGLSEDERRALKRRAARARRAS; encoded by the coding sequence ATGGATTGGCGCGACAAAGCCGCCTGCCTGACCGCGGACCCCGAGCTGTTCTTCCCCGTCGGCAACACGGGACCCGCGGTCGACCAGATCGACAAGGCGAAGGCGGTCTGCGCGCGCTGCACCGTGACCGAGATCTGCCTGCAGTACGCCCTCGAGACCGGCCAGGACTCCGGCGTCTGGGGCGGTCTCTCCGAGGACGAGCGCCGCGCTCTCAAGCGCCGCGCCGCCCGCGCCCGCCGCGCGTCCTGA
- a CDS encoding DUF1684 domain-containing protein — protein sequence MPHIVTELSAPALASPSTIQTAEAGYADWRAWRLASVAAPTGNLALIETRWLADDDETTPEQALAGHPDTVIATELRRRNLDTGAPERGIRLWDADSPAIRAFETIEAFPFDPSWIVEATFTPVSDERTIPFEHIRDNGLTRDLVVPGDITFEREGVEYTLSAFDDDGTLLLVFGDPTNGDDGPDGTYASGRFLFVTRDGDRAVLDFNRAFVPPCGFSDQYNCPLPPRNNRFPVPVTAGEKRVVLRDGAAH from the coding sequence ATGCCCCACATCGTGACTGAACTCTCCGCACCGGCCCTCGCATCCCCGTCCACCATCCAGACCGCGGAGGCCGGCTACGCCGACTGGCGCGCCTGGCGGCTCGCCTCCGTCGCAGCCCCGACCGGCAACCTCGCGCTCATCGAGACCCGCTGGCTCGCGGACGACGACGAGACCACGCCGGAGCAGGCGCTCGCCGGGCACCCGGACACGGTCATCGCCACGGAACTCAGGCGCCGCAACCTGGACACCGGCGCCCCGGAGCGCGGCATCCGGCTCTGGGACGCGGACTCGCCGGCGATCCGTGCGTTCGAGACGATCGAGGCTTTCCCGTTCGATCCCTCCTGGATCGTGGAGGCCACGTTCACGCCCGTGAGCGACGAGCGCACCATCCCGTTCGAGCACATCCGCGACAACGGCCTCACCCGCGACCTCGTCGTGCCGGGCGACATCACCTTCGAGCGCGAGGGCGTCGAGTACACCCTCAGCGCGTTCGACGACGACGGCACCCTCCTGCTGGTGTTCGGCGACCCGACCAACGGCGACGACGGCCCGGACGGCACCTACGCCTCCGGCCGCTTCCTCTTCGTCACGCGCGACGGCGACCGAGCCGTCCTCGACTTCAACCGCGCCTTCGTGCCGCCCTGCGGCTTCTCGGACCAGTACAACTGTCCGCTGCCGCCCCGGAACAACCGCTTCCCCGTCCCCGTCACCGCGGGCGAGAAGCGCGTCGTGCTCCGCGACGGCGCCGCGCACTGA